One genomic window of Micropterus dolomieu isolate WLL.071019.BEF.003 ecotype Adirondacks linkage group LG06, ASM2129224v1, whole genome shotgun sequence includes the following:
- the aqp4 gene encoding aquaporin-4 isoform X2 codes for MQSQGIMCGSCSSDRPALCSTPKFTLPAAFLRFLSWCNCQRIMVAFKGIWTKDFWRAVSGEYLATLIFVFLGLGSTINWAPGEEKPPPADLVLISLCFGLSIATMVQCFSHISGGHINPAVTAAMVVTRKLSLAKALFYVVAQCLGAITGAGILYLVTPAAVRGSFGVTMMNSNISLGHGLLVELLITFELVFTVFATCDPKRTDLGGSAGLAIGFAVAIGHLFAIPYTGASMNPARSFGPAVVTLNFENHWVYWVGPILGGILAAGLYEYLYCPDPDIKKRLKQVFQKDPSVKYREVDTEDIKPGSIHTISDLEKAEKKHPFQDSTGEVLSSV; via the exons ATGCAATCACAGGGCATAATGTGTGGATCATGTTCGTCTGACAGACCGGCTCTCTGCTCCACTCCCAAGTTCACACTGCCTGCTGCTTTCCT GAGGTTCCTGTCCTGGTGTAACTGTCAGCGCATAATGGTGGCTTTTAAAGGGATCTGGACCAAGGACTTCTGGAGGGCTGTGTCTGGAGAATACCTGGCCACTCTCATCTTTGTCTTTCTCGGTCTGGGCTCAACCATCAACTGGGCCCCAGGGGAGGAGAAGCCTCCACCAGCTGACCTAGTCCTTATCTCCTTGTGCTTTGGCCTGAGTATTGCCACTATGGTGCAATGTTTTAGCCACATAAGTGGTGGACACATTAATCCGGCGGTCACTGCAGCTATGGTGGTGACTAGAAAGCTGAGCTTGGCAAAGGCGTTGTTCTATGTGGTGGCTCAGTGCCTGGGAGCCATCACAGGAGCTGGGATTCTCTACCTAGtcacacctgctgctgttagAGGGTCCTTCGGTGTGACCATG ATGAACTCCAACATCTCATTAGGACACGGCCTTCTTGTGGAGCTCCTTATCACATTCGAACTGGTCTTTACCGTCTTCGCCACCTGTGATCCCAAACGCACAGACCTAGGAGGCTCTGCTGGCCTTGCTATCGGCTTTGCTGTGGCTATTGGTCACTTATTTGCA ATCCCTTACACAGGAGCCAGCATGAACCCTGCTCGATCCTTTGGGCCTGCGGTGGTCACACTCAACTTCGAGAACCACTGG GTGTACTGGGTGGGACCCATTCTGGGGGGCATCCTGGCTGCTGGTCTGTATGAGTATCTGTACTGTCCTGACCCTGACATTAAGAAGAGGCTGAAGCAGGTCTTTCAGAAAGACCCGTCAGTGAAATACAGGGAGGTGGACACAGAGGACATCAAACCgggctccatccacaccatATCTGATCTGGAGAAAGCTGAGAAAAAACATCCTTTCCAGGACTCGACGGGAGAAGTGCTATCTTCAGTATGA
- the aqp4 gene encoding aquaporin-4 isoform X3: MGGKKGRPCNCIWRFLSWCNCQRIMVAFKGIWTKDFWRAVSGEYLATLIFVFLGLGSTINWAPGEEKPPPADLVLISLCFGLSIATMVQCFSHISGGHINPAVTAAMVVTRKLSLAKALFYVVAQCLGAITGAGILYLVTPAAVRGSFGVTMMNSNISLGHGLLVELLITFELVFTVFATCDPKRTDLGGSAGLAIGFAVAIGHLFAIPYTGASMNPARSFGPAVVTLNFENHWVYWVGPILGGILAAGLYEYLYCPDPDIKKRLKQVFQKDPSVKYREVDTEDIKPGSIHTISDLEKAEKKHPFQDSTGEVLSSV, encoded by the exons ATGGGGGGAAAGAAAGGGAGACCATGCAATTGCATCTG GAGGTTCCTGTCCTGGTGTAACTGTCAGCGCATAATGGTGGCTTTTAAAGGGATCTGGACCAAGGACTTCTGGAGGGCTGTGTCTGGAGAATACCTGGCCACTCTCATCTTTGTCTTTCTCGGTCTGGGCTCAACCATCAACTGGGCCCCAGGGGAGGAGAAGCCTCCACCAGCTGACCTAGTCCTTATCTCCTTGTGCTTTGGCCTGAGTATTGCCACTATGGTGCAATGTTTTAGCCACATAAGTGGTGGACACATTAATCCGGCGGTCACTGCAGCTATGGTGGTGACTAGAAAGCTGAGCTTGGCAAAGGCGTTGTTCTATGTGGTGGCTCAGTGCCTGGGAGCCATCACAGGAGCTGGGATTCTCTACCTAGtcacacctgctgctgttagAGGGTCCTTCGGTGTGACCATG ATGAACTCCAACATCTCATTAGGACACGGCCTTCTTGTGGAGCTCCTTATCACATTCGAACTGGTCTTTACCGTCTTCGCCACCTGTGATCCCAAACGCACAGACCTAGGAGGCTCTGCTGGCCTTGCTATCGGCTTTGCTGTGGCTATTGGTCACTTATTTGCA ATCCCTTACACAGGAGCCAGCATGAACCCTGCTCGATCCTTTGGGCCTGCGGTGGTCACACTCAACTTCGAGAACCACTGG GTGTACTGGGTGGGACCCATTCTGGGGGGCATCCTGGCTGCTGGTCTGTATGAGTATCTGTACTGTCCTGACCCTGACATTAAGAAGAGGCTGAAGCAGGTCTTTCAGAAAGACCCGTCAGTGAAATACAGGGAGGTGGACACAGAGGACATCAAACCgggctccatccacaccatATCTGATCTGGAGAAAGCTGAGAAAAAACATCCTTTCCAGGACTCGACGGGAGAAGTGCTATCTTCAGTATGA
- the aqp4 gene encoding aquaporin-4 isoform X1, with protein MLCPEAAILIGFSTFSATCTHQEYISRLIILLIILFARRFLSWCNCQRIMVAFKGIWTKDFWRAVSGEYLATLIFVFLGLGSTINWAPGEEKPPPADLVLISLCFGLSIATMVQCFSHISGGHINPAVTAAMVVTRKLSLAKALFYVVAQCLGAITGAGILYLVTPAAVRGSFGVTMMNSNISLGHGLLVELLITFELVFTVFATCDPKRTDLGGSAGLAIGFAVAIGHLFAIPYTGASMNPARSFGPAVVTLNFENHWVYWVGPILGGILAAGLYEYLYCPDPDIKKRLKQVFQKDPSVKYREVDTEDIKPGSIHTISDLEKAEKKHPFQDSTGEVLSSV; from the exons ATGTTGTGCCCAGAGGCAGCCATACTGATAGGGTTCAGTACATTTTcagccacatgcacacaccaggAATACATAAGTAGGCTAATCATTTTGCTCATTATTCTTTTCGCCAGGAGGTTCCTGTCCTGGTGTAACTGTCAGCGCATAATGGTGGCTTTTAAAGGGATCTGGACCAAGGACTTCTGGAGGGCTGTGTCTGGAGAATACCTGGCCACTCTCATCTTTGTCTTTCTCGGTCTGGGCTCAACCATCAACTGGGCCCCAGGGGAGGAGAAGCCTCCACCAGCTGACCTAGTCCTTATCTCCTTGTGCTTTGGCCTGAGTATTGCCACTATGGTGCAATGTTTTAGCCACATAAGTGGTGGACACATTAATCCGGCGGTCACTGCAGCTATGGTGGTGACTAGAAAGCTGAGCTTGGCAAAGGCGTTGTTCTATGTGGTGGCTCAGTGCCTGGGAGCCATCACAGGAGCTGGGATTCTCTACCTAGtcacacctgctgctgttagAGGGTCCTTCGGTGTGACCATG ATGAACTCCAACATCTCATTAGGACACGGCCTTCTTGTGGAGCTCCTTATCACATTCGAACTGGTCTTTACCGTCTTCGCCACCTGTGATCCCAAACGCACAGACCTAGGAGGCTCTGCTGGCCTTGCTATCGGCTTTGCTGTGGCTATTGGTCACTTATTTGCA ATCCCTTACACAGGAGCCAGCATGAACCCTGCTCGATCCTTTGGGCCTGCGGTGGTCACACTCAACTTCGAGAACCACTGG GTGTACTGGGTGGGACCCATTCTGGGGGGCATCCTGGCTGCTGGTCTGTATGAGTATCTGTACTGTCCTGACCCTGACATTAAGAAGAGGCTGAAGCAGGTCTTTCAGAAAGACCCGTCAGTGAAATACAGGGAGGTGGACACAGAGGACATCAAACCgggctccatccacaccatATCTGATCTGGAGAAAGCTGAGAAAAAACATCCTTTCCAGGACTCGACGGGAGAAGTGCTATCTTCAGTATGA